A single Tamandua tetradactyla isolate mTamTet1 chromosome X, mTamTet1.pri, whole genome shotgun sequence DNA region contains:
- the TNMD gene encoding tenomodulin, translating into MAKTPPENCEDCHILNAEAFKSKKICKSLKICGLAFGILALTLIILFLGGKHFWPEAPKKTYDMEHTFYSNGEKKKIYMEIDPVARTEIFRSGNGTDETLEVHDFKNGYTGIYFVGLQKCFIKTQIKVIPEFSEPEEEIDESEEITTTFFEQSVIWVPAEKPIENRDFLKNSKILDICDNVTMYWINPTLIAVSELQDFEEDGEDLHFPTNEKKGIEQNEQWVVPQVKLEKTRHARQATEEELPINDYTENGIEFDPMLDERGYCCIYCRRGNRYCRRVCEPLLGYYPYPYCYQGGRTICRVIMPCNWWVARMLGRV; encoded by the exons ATGGCAAAGACTCCTCCAGAGAATTGTGAGGACTGTCACATTCTAAAT GCAGAAGCATTTAAATCCAAGAAGATATGTAAATCACTTAAGATTTGTGGATTGGCCTTTGGCATCCTGGCCTTAACTTTAATCATCCTGTTTTTGGGGGGCAAGCACTTCTGGCCGGAGGCACCTAAAAAA ACCTATGACATGGAGCACACTTTCTATAGCAATGGGGAGAAGAAAAAGATTTACATGGAAATTGATCCTGTGGCCAGAACCGAAATATTCAGAAGTGGAAATGGCACTGATGAAACATTGGAAGTACATGACTTCAAAAAC ggataCACTGGCATCTATTTTGTAGGCCTTCAAAAATGCTTCATCAAAACTCAAATTAAAGTGATTCCTGAATTTTCTGAACCAGAGGAGGAAATAGATGAG AGTGAAGAAATTACCACAACTTTCTTTGAACAATCTGTCATTTGGGTCCCAGCAGAAAAGCCTATTGAAAACCGAGACTTtcttaaaaattccaaaattttgGATATTTGTGATAATGTGACCATGTATTGGATCAATCCCACTCTAATAGCAG TGTCGGAGTTACAAGACTTTGAGGAGGATGGTGAAGATCTTCACTTTCCCACCAATGAAAAAAAAGGTATTGAGCAAAATGAGCAATGGGTGGTTCCTCAAGTGAAGCTGGAGAAAACCCGTCATGCCAGACAAGCAACTGAGGAAGAACTGCCAATAAATGACTAT ACtgaaaatggaatagaattcgACCCCATGCTGGATGAGAGAGGATATTGTTGTATTTACTGCCGTCGAGGCAACCGCTATTGTCGCCGCGTCTGTGAACCTTTACTAGGTTATTACCCGTATCCATATTGCTACCAAGGAGGACGGACCATCTGTCGTGTCATCATGCCTTGCAACTGGTGGGTGGCCCGCATGCTGGGGAGGGTCTAA